Part of the Halomarina litorea genome is shown below.
GGACAGCGAGTACGAGGAGACGCTGGCGAAGGGGCGGGCGCTGGTGAACGCCCTCGACACCGCGCTCGCGGACCGCGACCTGCGCGTGGAGGGGCGATGAGCCACCCGAACTCGTCGGACGCGACCCCCACGATTCTCGTCGTGGACAACTACGACTCCTTCGCCTACAACCTCGTCCAGTTCGTGGGGGAGGCGCTGGTCGCCCTCGACGTGGCGGCCCCCCACGCCGCGGTGGTCGTGGAACGAAACGACGCGGTGGACCGCGCGGCGATTCGCGCGATGGACCCGGACGGCATCGTCGTCTCGCCCGGCCCCGGCACGCCCGAGAGCGCCGGCGTCTCGATGGACGTCTTCTCGCTCGACGTGCCGACGCTGGGGGTCTGTCTCGGTCACCAGGCGCTCTGTGCCGCGTCGGGCGCGCGTGTCGGCCACGCCCCCGAGGTGGTCCACGGCAAGCCGTCGACGGTGCGCCACGACGGGCGAGGCATCTTCGCCGGCCTCCCCGACCAACTGGAGGTGGGCCGGTACCACTCACTGTGT
Proteins encoded:
- a CDS encoding anthranilate synthase component II — translated: MSHPNSSDATPTILVVDNYDSFAYNLVQFVGEALVALDVAAPHAAVVVERNDAVDRAAIRAMDPDGIVVSPGPGTPESAGVSMDVFSLDVPTLGVCLGHQALCAASGARVGHAPEVVHGKPSTVRHDGRGIFAGLPDQLEVGRYHSLCATVEDLPDELAVTATTVGADDGTLMAVRHRHRPHVGVQFHPESILTTGGRRMVRNFCAAALGRDADLRR